A genomic region of Luteibacter aegosomatissinici contains the following coding sequences:
- a CDS encoding RNA polymerase sigma factor: protein MSDPSPSLAHVLLEQDGPLQRYIHRRAGHAWDAQDLVQETYLRLLSADPESIRNPEAYLFTVATNLLRQRAGGRQTGGREDGGLDEVLDRLATPCEAAAGVDHEVRSKRLHELMARLSPKCRAVLVLHYRDELSYRDIADQLDISVHMVKKYIVKGLAACRQGMGRYA, encoded by the coding sequence ATGTCCGATCCCTCACCCAGCCTGGCCCATGTCCTGCTTGAGCAGGATGGGCCACTGCAGCGCTACATCCACCGCCGGGCCGGGCACGCCTGGGATGCGCAGGACCTGGTCCAGGAAACGTACCTACGCCTGCTCTCCGCGGATCCGGAATCCATCCGCAACCCGGAGGCGTACCTCTTCACCGTGGCCACCAACCTGCTCCGCCAGCGCGCCGGTGGTCGGCAGACAGGTGGACGCGAGGATGGCGGCCTGGACGAGGTGCTCGACCGGCTGGCAACGCCTTGCGAAGCCGCCGCCGGGGTTGATCACGAGGTGCGCAGCAAGCGCCTGCATGAATTGATGGCCCGGCTATCGCCGAAGTGCCGTGCGGTGCTGGTGCTGCATTACCGCGATGAGCTGAGTTACCGCGATATCGCGGATCAGCTGGATATCTCGGTACACATGGTGAAAAAATACATCGTCAAGGGACTGGCCGCATGTCGGCAAGGGATGGGGCGTTATGCATGA
- a CDS encoding FecR family protein, with translation MHDEIRQAAARRISEEAGQWLLASRAGLDEPSRIAFVNWLRHSPAHVAEYMAMVQLDQEMKDAAGHEPLAAPALVKDAANEPAVVPLRPRAAHAAHPEATRHARTPRRRRWPWMATATATAAAIAVATVIAWPAEPSVTGIIYSAGANATRSLDLADGSRIQLDRGSAIRVQFDNQRRDITVLAGTMLIDVGHDASTPLSVTLGRTVLRDIGTVFQVSTKSDGGDVTVLSGRVDVLAPRDSWPWPAGSVEPQTVIAHLQGGERATLSGDGHVTHVGPRADLSEDLAWLPGEIDFHDTPVAEVARRFNAYGHAPLLIEDDSVASTRISGRFHARDSAGFVAYLQTLPGVQVRRDEEGVHVVRHLRGANTARL, from the coding sequence ATGCATGACGAGATCCGCCAGGCGGCGGCACGACGTATCAGCGAAGAAGCGGGCCAGTGGTTGCTGGCAAGCCGTGCGGGGCTGGATGAGCCTTCGCGCATTGCCTTCGTGAACTGGCTGCGCCATTCGCCGGCGCACGTGGCCGAGTACATGGCCATGGTGCAGCTGGATCAGGAAATGAAGGACGCCGCGGGCCACGAACCGCTGGCCGCGCCCGCGCTCGTGAAAGACGCGGCCAACGAACCCGCGGTAGTCCCGCTACGTCCACGCGCCGCGCACGCTGCCCACCCCGAGGCGACGCGCCATGCCAGGACACCACGCCGTCGACGCTGGCCATGGATGGCCACGGCGACAGCCACGGCTGCCGCGATCGCAGTGGCCACCGTCATCGCGTGGCCCGCCGAGCCATCCGTGACAGGGATCATCTATAGCGCTGGCGCCAACGCCACCCGCAGCCTCGACCTGGCCGACGGCAGCCGCATCCAACTCGACCGCGGCAGTGCCATCCGCGTGCAGTTCGACAACCAACGGCGCGATATCACCGTGCTCGCGGGAACCATGCTCATCGACGTGGGGCATGACGCGTCCACGCCACTCAGCGTGACCCTGGGCCGCACCGTCCTGCGCGACATCGGCACCGTATTCCAGGTAAGTACGAAGAGCGATGGCGGCGACGTCACCGTCCTGAGTGGCCGTGTGGACGTACTCGCACCACGTGATTCATGGCCATGGCCGGCGGGCAGCGTCGAGCCACAGACTGTGATCGCCCATCTGCAAGGGGGTGAGCGCGCCACGCTTTCGGGCGACGGACACGTGACCCACGTCGGACCCCGGGCGGACCTGTCGGAGGATCTCGCGTGGCTCCCTGGCGAGATCGATTTCCACGACACACCCGTGGCCGAGGTGGCCCGCCGGTTCAACGCTTACGGGCACGCCCCGCTCCTTATCGAGGACGATTCGGTCGCCAGTACGCGCATCAGCGGCCGCTTCCACGCTCGCGATTCCGCTGGTTTCGTGGCCTACCTGCAAACGCTGCCGGGCGTGCAGGTGCGCCGGGATGAGGAAGGCGTGCACGTGGTTCGCCACCTCCGCGGCGCCAACACGGCGCGGCTGTAA
- a CDS encoding capsule biosynthesis GfcC family protein, whose translation MRRPAWVMVACAVAALLAASASAEDALRASASGEVRQAGSAVYSPGARLADLALAARVNPDAYMAGAAWLRPSLHEAQVRLKAGVVFELGVIRMDALTHGKEDLGVAAAAFHAWITTLPVTGRRTSVVLDPDRLEVSAADNWPIEEGDALFYPRRPSTIRIVGAVGKPCSVPHVALQDARRYLVQCPASVAADPDMIFVIQPDGSVFPQNIAAWNRDPPRVLAPGAWIYVPFNRKAIAGVTDGQFNEDAAAFISTQLVGAEGSP comes from the coding sequence ATGAGGCGGCCAGCGTGGGTGATGGTGGCGTGCGCGGTAGCGGCCTTGCTCGCCGCCAGTGCCAGTGCCGAAGACGCCCTGAGGGCGAGCGCCTCCGGCGAGGTTCGCCAGGCCGGTTCGGCCGTCTATTCGCCAGGTGCCCGGCTTGCGGACCTCGCGCTCGCCGCCCGCGTGAATCCCGATGCCTACATGGCTGGTGCGGCATGGCTCCGGCCTTCGCTGCACGAGGCGCAGGTGCGACTTAAGGCTGGCGTGGTGTTCGAGCTCGGTGTGATCCGCATGGACGCACTGACGCACGGTAAAGAAGACCTGGGCGTTGCGGCAGCGGCGTTCCACGCGTGGATCACGACGTTGCCGGTCACGGGGCGTCGCACCAGCGTGGTGCTAGATCCGGATCGCCTCGAAGTATCCGCGGCGGATAACTGGCCGATCGAGGAGGGCGATGCGCTGTTCTACCCGCGCCGCCCGTCCACGATCAGGATCGTGGGTGCCGTTGGCAAGCCTTGCAGTGTCCCGCACGTGGCCCTGCAGGATGCCCGGCGCTACCTGGTGCAGTGCCCGGCGTCCGTTGCCGCGGATCCAGACATGATCTTCGTCATCCAACCCGATGGCAGCGTATTCCCACAGAACATCGCCGCGTGGAATCGCGATCCGCCGCGCGTGCTGGCACCCGGGGCGTGGATATACGTCCCCTTCAACCGCAAGGCGATCGCCGGTGTGACGGATGGCCAGTTCAACGAGGATGCCGCCGCGTTCATTTCGACCCAGTTAGTGGGCGCGGAGGGCTCGCCTTGA
- a CDS encoding YjbH domain-containing protein — MHAQEYYTQSDFGGVGLLQTPTARMAQEGEFSFVLSRTTPYTNYNVSMQPIPWLEGSFRYTNVSNRLYGARSLSGSQTYKDKSIDVKARLFQETRWTPAVAFGVRDVGGTGLFSSEFLVASKRAGRFDFSLGLGWGYIGNRGDISNPLSIISDRFNTRPASGTGATGALSINKFLRGRPGFFGGVEYHSPWDWLVLKAELDGNDYKHQPQSNNQPQRSPINLGAVFRLNGNADLTLGYERGNVATAALNLHANLATHVGPEKSFDPPPEPVSFTSTPVTTLPTGPSQGTGKQAADVASMPPGAMPEAASVPQRKAPEQVDWAQVAKTLQANAGINVTNIRRRGSELVIQGEQERFFYTAEAAGRATRIVDNRVDSSIDWVTVTSERNGLSTVDTSVHRPRFIELLNHQIDLPTFRRSVEQDPVTSRDEEVLYNAPLKRFTGGTALGYQQNLGGPDAFVLYQVYGAGYGTFNFSRHVWLDGVISVNIANNYDKFKYDAPSNLPRVRTNVRQYLTSSDITMPNLQLTGTRKLGQDLYGMAYAGMLESMYAGAGGEVLYRPFGEHWAVGGDINWVKARGFDQDFSLRKYHVITGQATGYLDTGFHNVTLAVSVGRYLAGDWGTTVDVSRQFANGTRMGAYFTVTDKSGSSGYGEGSFDKGIYVSIPFDALLPNSSRNRATLMWQPLVRDGGARLNKRYTLYTMTNDLDTDQFDENLGKISQ, encoded by the coding sequence GTGCATGCGCAGGAGTACTACACGCAGAGTGACTTCGGCGGCGTAGGCCTGTTGCAGACACCCACGGCGCGCATGGCCCAGGAGGGCGAGTTCAGCTTCGTACTCAGCCGCACCACGCCGTACACCAACTACAACGTCTCCATGCAGCCCATCCCCTGGCTGGAAGGCAGTTTCCGTTACACCAACGTCAGTAACCGGCTGTATGGCGCCCGCTCGCTCAGTGGCAGCCAGACCTACAAGGACAAGTCGATCGACGTAAAGGCTCGCCTGTTCCAGGAAACGCGATGGACACCGGCCGTGGCGTTCGGTGTGCGCGACGTCGGCGGCACGGGGTTGTTCTCCAGCGAATTCCTGGTCGCGAGCAAGCGCGCAGGGCGATTCGATTTCAGTCTTGGCCTGGGCTGGGGCTATATAGGCAACCGCGGCGATATCAGCAACCCGCTGAGCATCATCAGCGATCGCTTCAATACGCGACCGGCCAGCGGCACGGGGGCTACCGGCGCCCTCAGTATCAACAAGTTCCTTCGTGGTCGACCTGGCTTCTTCGGTGGTGTGGAATATCACTCCCCGTGGGATTGGCTGGTACTCAAGGCGGAGCTGGACGGCAACGACTACAAGCACCAGCCACAGAGCAATAACCAGCCGCAACGGTCCCCGATCAACCTGGGCGCGGTGTTCCGCCTGAATGGCAACGCCGACCTGACGCTGGGTTACGAGCGTGGCAATGTCGCCACCGCGGCATTGAACCTGCACGCGAACCTGGCGACGCATGTGGGACCGGAGAAGTCCTTTGATCCACCGCCGGAGCCCGTGTCCTTCACCAGTACGCCCGTAACGACCTTGCCTACGGGCCCGAGCCAGGGCACGGGAAAGCAGGCAGCCGACGTGGCGTCGATGCCACCTGGAGCGATGCCCGAGGCAGCCTCGGTACCGCAACGTAAGGCCCCGGAGCAGGTCGATTGGGCGCAGGTGGCGAAGACCCTGCAAGCCAATGCAGGCATCAACGTCACCAACATCCGCCGCCGGGGCTCCGAGCTCGTGATCCAGGGTGAGCAGGAGCGCTTCTTCTACACGGCCGAGGCCGCTGGCCGCGCGACCCGCATTGTCGATAATCGCGTGGACAGCAGCATCGATTGGGTCACGGTGACCAGTGAACGCAACGGCCTGAGCACGGTGGATACGAGTGTGCACCGGCCGCGCTTCATCGAGCTGCTGAACCATCAGATCGACCTGCCGACCTTCCGCCGCAGCGTGGAGCAGGATCCGGTGACGTCCCGCGACGAAGAGGTGCTGTACAACGCGCCGCTGAAGCGCTTCACCGGTGGCACGGCGCTGGGTTACCAACAAAACCTCGGTGGCCCCGATGCCTTTGTGCTGTACCAGGTTTATGGCGCAGGCTATGGCACGTTCAACTTCAGCCGCCACGTATGGCTGGATGGCGTGATCTCGGTCAACATCGCCAACAACTACGACAAGTTCAAGTACGACGCGCCAAGCAACCTGCCACGCGTACGTACCAACGTGCGCCAGTACCTGACCAGTTCGGATATCACCATGCCGAACCTGCAGCTGACCGGTACCCGGAAGCTCGGGCAGGACCTGTATGGCATGGCGTACGCCGGCATGCTGGAGAGCATGTACGCCGGTGCGGGCGGGGAGGTGCTGTACCGCCCCTTCGGTGAGCACTGGGCGGTCGGTGGCGATATCAACTGGGTAAAGGCCCGTGGGTTCGACCAGGACTTCTCCCTGCGCAAGTACCACGTGATCACGGGGCAGGCGACCGGATACCTTGATACAGGGTTCCACAATGTCACGCTCGCGGTGAGCGTAGGCCGTTACCTGGCCGGCGATTGGGGTACGACCGTGGATGTGTCGCGGCAATTTGCCAATGGCACGCGCATGGGCGCGTACTTCACCGTGACCGATAAGTCGGGTAGTTCGGGTTATGGCGAAGGCAGCTTCGACAAGGGCATCTATGTATCCATCCCCTTCGATGCCTTGCTGCCGAATTCGTCGCGGAATCGGGCCACGCTGATGTGGCAGCCGCTGGTGCGCGATGGCGGTGCCCGCCTCAACAAGCGCTATACGCTGTACACGATGACCAACGATCTCGACACCGATCAGTTCGACGAGAACCTGGGCAAGATCTCGCAGTAG
- a CDS encoding YjbF family lipoprotein has product MRLAVHGETVHPTAESVAASPYFQLQANGPEGEAILVLGKVEDGRLGWYGQGDDIVFTRDGLLIKTVGLPQNLDGSSITGVENPFASGLQRVTSPISYARTMDWSPGERYGVVMQATLTPGGAETIEILGTRHEVRRYDEHLSGPAGSFTNRYWVDPANGFIWKSRQYVAPGFPLELIALRPYTGAAP; this is encoded by the coding sequence GTGCGTCTCGCCGTGCACGGAGAAACGGTGCATCCCACGGCAGAATCCGTCGCAGCATCCCCCTATTTCCAACTCCAGGCGAATGGCCCCGAGGGCGAAGCGATCCTCGTTCTCGGCAAAGTCGAAGACGGGCGGCTCGGCTGGTACGGGCAGGGCGATGACATCGTCTTCACGCGCGATGGCTTGCTGATCAAGACGGTTGGCCTGCCGCAAAATCTTGACGGTTCGTCGATCACAGGCGTCGAAAACCCCTTTGCAAGCGGTCTGCAGCGCGTAACGTCGCCCATCTCGTATGCACGCACGATGGATTGGTCTCCTGGCGAGCGCTATGGCGTCGTCATGCAGGCGACGCTGACGCCAGGGGGTGCCGAGACGATAGAGATTCTCGGCACGCGGCATGAGGTGCGCCGCTACGACGAGCACCTCAGTGGCCCGGCGGGCAGCTTTACCAATCGTTATTGGGTAGATCCCGCGAATGGTTTCATCTGGAAGAGTCGCCAGTACGTGGCCCCGGGCTTCCCGCTCGAGCTGATTGCGTTGCGGCCATACACGGGGGCAGCGCCATGA
- a CDS encoding TonB-dependent receptor domain-containing protein — translation MRNKLAFHLALLLGTLPLSAIAAQATHETAIAAMPLDQALDTFARQTGLQVVYTPDAVHALRSKAVPAGLDAKGQLHALLQGTGLDYRFVTASTVTLVPAPKDDKSAAASSRAGSLPPIDEADGSPRDLAPVSVQANTVDTLAPSAPPLEATQPTSVIDERFIRDGLRFNANFDDIIKYAPSVTVTSPEGPGMGKNEGISIRGFQDGQFNITFDGIPFGDASDLHHTTSAYFNNHVLGQAEIDRGPGGGSTIGNATFGGTVGLRSRDPSAVDGVTLYTTVGSWNTVAGGVSADETLGNTRIFADLSKEKSDTYLKGTDDKREHAFIKTITALSSNTTLTFVSSYNREHQNTVQGATKQEMDEFGWRYGLGNDPTLQSYKGYNNAAYYSSFTYVGLATQLGEWSIDNKAYYNSFDHWARKTTDASDNNPADNGVTLYNAAGKKVSTLKNDVPGKLADSGFHSFGDVLRFERELGPGQLQTGAWLERSQDARYQYPLDLTTGAETGTKYGSKYNYILRDRTDTFQPYVQYDWSLTDALTLSPGVRYSTVTRQMNAPISKSNAQVSQYNSANYNAMLPSLSLHDSFSDQWTGYAQVAKGFLAPPIDVVELVGSKKLDPETTTNYQLGTAFANRGLTFGADVYYIDFKNYLATTLVNTDEGQESTYLNAGGAIYKGAEVEGTWAMTRTLSLYGNATYNKATYKNTSTQIAGTPKVTAALGLLYSSPLGYYGSLMTKFIGKQYGSDNATNDAGNTVFVNDNRLAAYVSTDAAFGYRSADGGPTGKGWSVSMDVNNLFNVHKLIGYAGTQSVSGDALYWGLPGRGVFLDLSLKL, via the coding sequence ATGCGTAACAAGCTCGCCTTCCATCTTGCCCTGCTGCTGGGCACCCTACCCTTGTCCGCGATCGCGGCGCAGGCCACCCACGAAACCGCCATCGCCGCCATGCCGTTGGACCAGGCGCTCGATACGTTCGCCCGCCAGACGGGCTTGCAGGTGGTCTACACGCCTGATGCTGTCCACGCCCTGCGCAGCAAGGCGGTTCCCGCCGGGCTCGATGCCAAAGGCCAGCTGCACGCGCTACTGCAAGGCACCGGTCTCGACTACAGGTTCGTCACCGCGAGCACCGTCACCCTGGTGCCTGCGCCGAAAGACGACAAAAGCGCCGCGGCATCCAGCCGCGCGGGCTCCCTCCCGCCCATCGATGAAGCCGACGGCAGCCCGCGCGACCTTGCCCCGGTAAGCGTCCAGGCGAATACGGTCGATACGCTCGCACCCAGCGCACCGCCGCTGGAAGCCACGCAGCCCACCTCGGTGATCGACGAGCGTTTCATCCGTGACGGCCTGCGCTTCAACGCCAACTTCGACGACATCATCAAGTACGCGCCGAGCGTGACGGTCACTTCGCCCGAAGGCCCGGGCATGGGCAAGAACGAAGGCATCAGCATCCGCGGCTTCCAGGATGGCCAGTTCAACATCACATTCGATGGCATTCCGTTCGGCGATGCCAGTGATCTGCACCACACCACGTCGGCTTACTTCAACAACCATGTGCTCGGGCAGGCGGAGATTGATCGTGGCCCGGGCGGCGGTTCGACCATCGGTAACGCCACGTTTGGTGGCACCGTGGGTTTGCGCTCGCGTGACCCCAGCGCCGTGGATGGCGTGACGTTGTACACCACGGTTGGCAGCTGGAACACCGTAGCCGGTGGCGTCAGCGCCGACGAGACGCTGGGTAATACCCGTATCTTCGCGGACCTTTCCAAGGAAAAAAGCGACACCTACCTGAAGGGTACCGACGACAAGCGAGAACATGCCTTTATCAAGACGATAACGGCGCTTTCGTCAAACACCACGCTCACATTCGTGAGCAGCTACAACCGCGAACACCAGAATACCGTGCAGGGTGCCACGAAGCAGGAAATGGACGAGTTCGGCTGGCGCTATGGCCTGGGCAATGATCCGACGCTGCAGAGCTACAAGGGCTACAACAACGCGGCCTACTACTCGAGCTTTACATACGTGGGCCTCGCCACCCAGCTCGGCGAGTGGAGCATCGACAACAAGGCCTACTACAACAGCTTCGACCATTGGGCACGCAAGACCACCGATGCATCGGACAACAACCCGGCGGACAACGGCGTGACCCTCTACAATGCCGCCGGCAAGAAGGTCTCGACGCTGAAGAACGATGTGCCCGGCAAACTGGCGGATTCCGGCTTCCACTCGTTTGGCGACGTCCTCCGCTTCGAACGTGAGCTCGGCCCCGGCCAGCTGCAGACCGGTGCATGGCTGGAGCGCAGCCAGGATGCGCGCTATCAGTACCCGCTGGACCTGACCACGGGCGCCGAGACCGGCACCAAGTACGGCTCGAAGTACAACTACATCCTGCGCGACCGCACCGATACGTTCCAGCCCTACGTGCAGTACGACTGGTCGCTGACCGATGCCCTGACCCTGAGCCCCGGCGTGCGCTACAGCACCGTCACCCGCCAGATGAACGCACCGATCAGCAAGAGCAACGCGCAGGTGTCGCAGTACAACTCCGCCAACTACAACGCGATGCTTCCGTCGCTGAGCCTGCACGACAGCTTCAGTGACCAGTGGACGGGCTACGCGCAGGTAGCGAAGGGCTTCCTTGCGCCGCCCATCGATGTGGTCGAACTGGTCGGCTCAAAGAAACTCGACCCGGAAACCACGACCAACTACCAGTTGGGCACGGCGTTTGCCAATCGTGGCCTGACCTTCGGCGCCGACGTTTACTACATCGATTTCAAGAACTACCTCGCCACCACGCTCGTCAATACGGACGAAGGCCAGGAATCCACCTACCTCAATGCCGGCGGCGCGATCTACAAGGGCGCTGAAGTGGAAGGCACGTGGGCCATGACCCGGACGCTTAGCCTGTATGGCAATGCCACGTACAACAAGGCCACCTACAAGAACACCAGCACGCAGATCGCAGGCACACCCAAGGTCACCGCGGCGCTTGGCCTGCTCTACAGCAGCCCGCTGGGTTACTACGGTTCGCTGATGACCAAGTTCATCGGCAAGCAGTACGGCAGTGACAACGCCACCAATGACGCCGGCAACACCGTGTTCGTCAACGACAACCGCCTGGCGGCCTACGTTTCGACTGACGCCGCGTTTGGCTACCGCAGCGCGGACGGCGGCCCCACGGGCAAGGGTTGGTCGGTGAGCATGGATGTCAATAACCTCTTCAACGTCCACAAGCTCATCGGCTATGCCGGCACGCAGAGCGTGAGCGGTGACGCCCTGTACTGGGGCCTGCCGGGCCGTGGCGTGTTCCTTGACCTGTCGTTGAAGCTGTAA
- a CDS encoding histidine-type phosphatase: MSMRVGYLLCALLLASPVTFATGADAQEHVLQRIILIRHGIRSPTKAPAELAKYAAEPWPAWPVAPGQLTPHGIDTLHSLGKRMGQDLALAGLSQDACHGEVRVIADSTPRNRASAVALLEGLSPACAPTYQAFPAGQDDPLFRGTGGGDDDDKGGIDAAAIDEGTRATLAELQQVLLGCHDDACVAKARESGKQVLLGGDLAKALKTAGSLAENIMLAYAQGMPAAQYGWDRLDAAGVARIIQLHNASFQLAHATPEASRGRGGNMLAHITATLLVAAGKPGPVSALAPASTRVLVLVGHDTDLAAQAGLLGLHWHDVTNGDDFPPGGALIYDLVRTPRGDVVRLSVAMPTLTALRTGDMTPSGAIARKTLVQPACGAWQTCPLEHFAMVSAHASGDALAPQLKSEPVTH, translated from the coding sequence ATGTCGATGCGTGTGGGTTATCTGCTTTGCGCGCTGCTGCTGGCGTCTCCTGTGACGTTTGCCACCGGCGCCGATGCACAGGAGCACGTGCTACAGCGAATCATCCTGATCCGCCACGGTATCCGGTCGCCCACCAAGGCGCCGGCGGAGCTCGCCAAATATGCCGCGGAGCCTTGGCCCGCCTGGCCAGTGGCGCCGGGGCAGCTCACGCCACACGGCATCGATACGCTGCACTCGCTCGGTAAGCGCATGGGTCAGGACCTGGCGCTGGCGGGCCTTTCGCAGGATGCTTGCCACGGCGAAGTCCGCGTGATCGCCGATAGCACGCCACGCAACCGTGCCAGTGCCGTCGCTCTGTTAGAAGGGCTCTCTCCTGCCTGTGCTCCAACGTATCAGGCGTTCCCCGCCGGGCAAGATGACCCCTTGTTCCGCGGGACCGGCGGCGGCGATGATGATGATAAAGGTGGTATTGACGCGGCCGCTATCGATGAAGGCACGCGCGCAACATTGGCCGAACTGCAGCAAGTGCTGCTTGGCTGTCACGACGACGCCTGCGTCGCGAAAGCCCGGGAGAGCGGCAAGCAAGTGCTGCTTGGCGGCGACCTGGCGAAGGCATTGAAGACGGCTGGCTCCCTTGCCGAGAACATCATGCTGGCCTATGCGCAGGGCATGCCCGCGGCGCAATACGGCTGGGACCGGCTCGATGCCGCAGGCGTCGCACGCATCATCCAGCTACACAACGCCTCGTTCCAGCTGGCGCACGCCACGCCCGAGGCGTCGCGCGGGCGTGGTGGCAACATGCTCGCCCATATCACGGCCACCTTGTTGGTGGCGGCCGGCAAGCCCGGACCCGTCAGTGCCCTGGCCCCGGCCAGCACACGCGTCCTGGTCCTCGTCGGCCACGACACAGACCTGGCAGCGCAAGCCGGCCTTTTAGGGCTCCACTGGCACGACGTGACGAACGGCGACGATTTCCCGCCGGGCGGCGCGCTGATCTATGACCTGGTACGAACGCCGCGCGGTGACGTCGTACGCCTCTCCGTGGCGATGCCGACGCTCACTGCACTGCGCACCGGGGACATGACTCCGAGCGGAGCGATCGCAAGGAAGACATTGGTGCAGCCTGCCTGCGGAGCGTGGCAGACATGCCCTTTGGAACACTTCGCCATGGTATCCGCACACGCTTCAGGTGACGCGCTCGCCCCCCAATTGAAGAGCGAGCCCGTCACCCACTGA
- a CDS encoding low molecular weight protein-tyrosine-phosphatase: MFQQILVTCIGNICRSPTAEYVFRERLGAGSKVQVSSAGLGALVGHGIDTTALELLREHGIDGSAHRARQLDRSLLRSADLVLAMEREHVVSINRMAPEASGKVFLLDRWLAAQDIPDPFRQSRAAFEHVYTLIDNSVNSWLKYL, encoded by the coding sequence ATGTTCCAGCAGATCCTTGTCACCTGTATCGGCAATATCTGCCGCAGCCCGACGGCCGAATACGTATTCCGCGAACGGCTAGGCGCGGGTAGCAAGGTACAGGTATCCAGTGCGGGGCTTGGCGCGCTCGTGGGGCACGGTATCGATACCACCGCGCTGGAGCTCCTGCGCGAACACGGTATCGATGGTAGTGCACACCGCGCACGCCAGTTGGACCGCTCCCTCCTGCGCAGCGCCGACCTGGTGCTGGCGATGGAGCGGGAGCATGTCGTTTCCATCAACAGGATGGCGCCCGAGGCCAGCGGAAAGGTATTCCTGCTGGATCGCTGGCTGGCGGCCCAGGATATCCCGGATCCTTTCCGGCAAAGCCGGGCCGCCTTTGAACATGTCTACACGCTTATCGATAACAGCGTAAACAGCTGGCTTAAATATCTCTAG
- a CDS encoding phosphatase PAP2 family protein yields the protein MWHAITSYGDSALLLPLIAWVAIVLSLPPQRRDALRWIIAAITTGGTVALSKLVFMAWGIGPPGLDYTGISGHTALSVLTWPCLAAILMRSARRPFAVLAIAAAFVLGLAVGVSRLALEVHSVSEVIMGAALGAVIAAWFIHGLLPAPDLPTWHALVLIAGTIIIWLVFYGRVFPSQHLLKDIALWVSGHSNVFTRRLRLR from the coding sequence ATGTGGCACGCCATCACCAGTTACGGCGACAGCGCGCTGTTGCTTCCTTTGATCGCGTGGGTGGCCATCGTACTTAGCCTACCGCCACAGCGGCGCGATGCCCTGCGCTGGATCATCGCCGCGATAACCACCGGCGGCACGGTGGCACTTTCGAAACTGGTATTCATGGCGTGGGGGATCGGTCCGCCCGGCCTCGACTACACCGGCATCAGCGGGCACACAGCACTGTCGGTACTCACATGGCCATGCCTTGCCGCGATCCTCATGCGTAGTGCGCGCAGGCCGTTCGCCGTGCTGGCCATCGCCGCAGCGTTTGTCCTCGGCCTCGCCGTGGGCGTGTCGCGCCTTGCGCTGGAAGTCCACAGCGTGTCCGAAGTCATCATGGGTGCGGCGCTTGGCGCGGTCATCGCCGCATGGTTCATTCACGGACTGCTGCCCGCGCCCGATCTTCCGACATGGCATGCGCTTGTGCTTATCGCAGGCACGATCATTATCTGGCTCGTGTTCTACGGGCGTGTGTTCCCGTCACAGCACCTGCTCAAGGACATCGCGCTATGGGTAAGCGGGCACTCGAATGTGTTCACGCGGCGATTGCGACTGCGATAG